GTAAATTTGGATAAAAACCAAAATGCCCCTGACCGTTGCACCAACCAACCCGCCCTTTTTTCCTTTTTGGTATCGTTGTTGTGCACCAAGCCAGGCATAGTGGGCATTCTTGTACAATGTCTGGCCGAAATCCCGATGTGTAAAATGAAGTAAACGCCCCTTCATTTTTCCGGCTTTCCCTGGAGCGGTTATGACTGTTTCATGAACCATTGCATCGGTAAACCTTGCACCTTCACGTTTAAACAACCGCAAAGGGGCTCGAGCACTACGCCCATAATCGAGGCGCTTCCCAAAAATAGTCACCGCCCAGGGCAGAAAATAAGCGACTTCCTGAACATCCCGCGCCAACATGTCTTGAATTTCATCTTGAAGTTCGGGGGTCAATGCTTCATCTGCATCAATAGCCAGAACCCAGTCGCAACTGGCCTTTTCCAGAGCTCGCTGCTTCTGTTTGCCATAGCCAGGCCAATCAGTGACAAATACCTGTTCGGTATATTGTCTGGCAATCTCTACGGTCCGATCGTCGCTACCACTATCAAGGACGATTATTTCATCGGCCAGATCTTTGACCGAATCGAGGCAGACTGGAAGACGGTCCTCTTCGTTCTTGGTGATAATAGTTACCGATAATGTCTGTCGAACAGAAGAGTTATTCATTCATTTCCATCCAATATAGAATGATGGTTATTTTTTGGCCCAAAGAACGTTTTCATTTTTTTGAACTTGATCCAGATATCCCCGATCAGTCACAGTCAGGCCATTGCTTGAAAAAAGGTGTGGTTCGTATTCATAATCATACATAAAGTCGAGGAACTCATCCGGAGAGACCCCGGCCTGCCTCATGAAATGCGGAGAAAATTCAGCCATGATCAATGGGCACACCCCTAAAAGCGCTTTGGCTCCCTGCAGGACTTGAAATTCATAACCTTCCGTGTCGATCTTGATCAAACGAGGAAAAAGTTCGGGAGAAGTATTTTTATTCCAGTAATCATCAAGGACAACTGTACTGATTTAGATAGAGTCTCCATCATTGATTGGCAACAAGGAATGACGACCAAGGTTACGGTTAGAGTATCGATATAACCTTTTCGTCCCTTCCTCATTCGATAAAGCATATTTTTCAGCCTTTATCCTACGACAATTGTTCAACTGAATGTTCTGGCAGAATAGATCGTAGTTCATATCATCTGGTTCAAATGAAAAGACTTTCTTACAGGAAGGATGATATTTATCAACGAGAACCGAGTACCAGCCAATATTTGCACCGATATCTATAAAAACATCATTTTCCTTGAATTCGACTCCCTTTAAAAACCACCTGGTTATTTCCGGTTCATAAATCCCCCTCTTGAAAATCGACCTTCCGACCACATCAAAAGCAGCGATATTAAATGCCAAGTTCAAGTCGGGAGCACAAGCCCTGAGTCTTTTTTTTCTCAAAACCTGTGTCTGAATTAAATAACTAAGAGATTTCAGCATCACTTATTATCCATTAATCTCGAACGCTTCATCCACCAGCATCACCGGGATACCGTCACGAATCGGGTAAGATAAATTGCATTGGTTACAGTTGATCTTTTCATCTTTTGCACTGTATTCGACATCTCCCTTGCACTTCGGGCATGCAAGAATATCGAGCAGGGATTGATCGAGCATCAGTTTCTCCTTGTGATACATGATGGTGTCATCGATGACAGATTCAAGTGATTCCAGACCCTCGACAACATCGAGTTCGAGCGGAATAGACCAGCAGTCGCACGGTAACTTGGCATTGCCCAACTTGACAAGGTCTTTTTCCGTAGTGATCAGGGCATCGCAGCGTGAAGCGAGACCATGCAACTGAGTCAGTTCCGAGGTGCCATACACGGCATGGTCACTGAAAACCAATGTTTTGATCGGTGTAACGCCGCTTGATTCCAACGACTGGAAAAATGAATCTGGGTTGGCGATGCCGGCAAAGGCGCCGATTCGGCCGTGTTTAAGTTTTTCCAACTCAAGCTGTTCGCCATCGAGGTTCGTTACCTTGTCAGACAATTTGTAGTTGATCCTCAATACCGTCTTGTCACCGAAGCTAAATTCCTCGTCGCCACGGCTGCGCGTCAGCAGAACCAGATCGGCACGATCAATTGCCGAGGGAAATTCTCGCAATAACCCGAACGGCAGCGGAAAGCCGTTGGTGAAGGGTTTCCGTGCATCGAGCAGGGCGATATCGAGATCGCGATGAACCTTCAGGTGCTGGAATCCGTCATCAAGCAGGATAATATCGGCACCACATTCATAGACGGCATGCCGGATGGCACGCCGCCGGTCAGCCGAGACGATGACGATCGCCTGCGGGTTTCGCCGGGCCAGAAGGACCGGTTCATCGCCGCCCTCTGTTGCCGAAACAAGCGCCCCTTTTCCCGAGGAAACGACAACCAGTGGCGCCCGGCCACTTCTACCGTAACCCCGACTGACTACCGCAACAGTCTTTTTCTTTTTGAGCAGGGACTTGACAAGAAGATCTGTTACCGGAGTTTTGCCGGTGCCGCCGACCGCCAGATTGCCGATGGAGATCACAGGGACAGGCGACCGATAAGAGCGCAACCAGCCGGAGCGATAGAGTGCGACCCTTATTTTTGTCAGGAATCCGTATATTACAGCCAAGGGGAAAAACAGGATATACGCAAGATACTCGAGTAAGGCAGACGGTCCAGTTTCAACCAGACGCCGGTGCCATCGTTCGATATTCATACCCGGCCCCCCAGTATCTGCCCGACCAGCTCAACGGTCCTGACCGTCGCCCCGGAATGTTCGGCGAACAGTTTGCCGCCGAGTGCCCCCATATCACGACGCTCGTCATCGTTCTCCATTAACTCTTTAACTGTTTCAGCGAGGGTCCCTTTTTCGACCTGCCTGCCCCCACCGGTCGCAATGAGAAGCTTACTGATAGCTTTAAAGTTCTGCATATAAGGCCCGAATATGACGGGTTTATTCATCAGGCTTGCTTCTAATATATTGTGCCCGCCGATTGGAACCAGACTGCCGCCGACAAAAACAAGATCAGCACAGGAATAGAATTTAAGCATTTCGCCAAGGGTGTCACCAACCAGAATTTCGCCAGTTTTCAGCTGACTGGAAGACGAATCGATTTCTGAACGGAGACGGCAGGAGAAATTCCTTTTACCAATGAGTTCAGAGATCGGCTTTGCCCGATCCGGATACCGCGGGACCAGGACAAGGATAAGTTTCAACCCTGCATTAAGAAGTGTCGAGTAGGCATCAAGAATCAACTCCTCCTCACCCTGCCGGGTACTGCCGGCGACCCAGACCGGCACCCCGTCCGGCAATCTGTATTTCTTTTTAT
The Desulfuromonas sp. genome window above contains:
- the lpxK gene encoding tetraacyldisaccharide 4'-kinase, which codes for MNIERWHRRLVETGPSALLEYLAYILFFPLAVIYGFLTKIRVALYRSGWLRSYRSPVPVISIGNLAVGGTGKTPVTDLLVKSLLKKKKTVAVVSRGYGRSGRAPLVVVSSGKGALVSATEGGDEPVLLARRNPQAIVIVSADRRRAIRHAVYECGADIILLDDGFQHLKVHRDLDIALLDARKPFTNGFPLPFGLLREFPSAIDRADLVLLTRSRGDEEFSFGDKTVLRINYKLSDKVTNLDGEQLELEKLKHGRIGAFAGIANPDSFFQSLESSGVTPIKTLVFSDHAVYGTSELTQLHGLASRCDALITTEKDLVKLGNAKLPCDCWSIPLELDVVEGLESLESVIDDTIMYHKEKLMLDQSLLDILACPKCKGDVEYSAKDEKINCNQCNLSYPIRDGIPVMLVDEAFEING
- a CDS encoding glycosyl transferase, which translates into the protein MNNSSVRQTLSVTIITKNEEDRLPVCLDSVKDLADEIIVLDSGSDDRTVEIARQYTEQVFVTDWPGYGKQKQRALEKASCDWVLAIDADEALTPELQDEIQDMLARDVQEVAYFLPWAVTIFGKRLDYGRSARAPLRLFKREGARFTDAMVHETVITAPGKAGKMKGRLLHFTHRDFGQTLYKNAHYAWLGAQQRYQKGKKGGLVGATVRGILVFIQIYILRGGFLDGRVGFIMAVMYSQGAFNKYAGLWTLYRMEKLRGNGKMLK